A stretch of Plutella xylostella chromosome 10, ilPluXylo3.1, whole genome shotgun sequence DNA encodes these proteins:
- the LOC105380428 gene encoding restin homolog isoform X8 has product MDALWEKHPRRLSEAGLRRSSDHSVVLTEDTDSFIIGERVWVGGTKPGQIAYIGETQFAPGDWAGIVLDEPIGKNDGSVAGHRYFQCSEKRGVFSRLTRLTRVPLVSHSTRDDASPVSDAGSVFERPPSGMARARRALSPNGSIRSVVSSKMNASISTTTTSNEVRLGDRVIVSSSRGSKAGTLKYVGVTDFAPGVWAGVELDDPLGKNDGSVDGKRYFECSPRFGLFAPISKVSRSPSNRKPGQCAIHSNGRQTPIRRSNSRDSLTSMGTSIASSRIGVRLGTTPLGAQRMSGPRASSTPVNAKNALQELLREKQHHLERLMRERELERSEVAKVTLQADRAETALAQIKKEATQTSTENEKLKAELDKLIKQLEDERQKVEDLMFRNEEENINKEDYYKYKEEMEKERAAQDLRIRELEAEAVLQQARADAAAATLRALEDTRAAEAAAISEQHREELTAAQALSTELQKLLDEAYALLKEKESEKDSLGKSMTEELSKVKADSERALNEAKSKIAIAQTEFETQISVMTAKLQLAESKLESEKQNVERLNKENSQTIVDLNTKLAQLQAVVDDKTHELNKVLGSGKEHELNLNKEITKLKMELSAKVLDLEQLNDTHKKQEVTCKGLQEEIARVKEEYSTKINEYESLLNEASQQNEKTQSEIMALQQSLSAKTKDYERLLNESSTNTSSTEKLISEYQQTIHERDKEIIKLKDDYEQETANFNIKHSKIAEEHKKEIDDRNTKIAELVKEIESHKNALDQSKVAFETLNTQFNVNADELKSLKDENDQLNKSIAELTQANNELKAKVSAMELEIGEHKRQLESTVEKCNELQKSKEKIESEYMNLTGQATDSNEQFNQLTQHLKQTEKELQELKDKQRENANNHGRIEQELKQKLFKLQEDYAEERGQLVRSADDSMEKLHATENKVKEFEAQVNELKNLIKERESSNDKIMDENNNLKRVIEELKIKENEIASEYQSIRKQMETEIEKYKEEVSLLKAEGATSEVKLMEKVDQLIEAQNDLNNKLEESRQHEDALQKVVDDMTAKMNNQKSQYENEIAQIQSQLTAVSGETNNLKTEETRLKESLQEKENQVKDLTLKLEMLQVDVTSNVEIVAEKDRQITQINTELNATLENKKQLEEKLNNATMKISALKQQYESLIANSSAEESLVKEQLNQLECLRKDVAIITQDKTALESKCAEISESFTKLNVEHESTLKQLNENIHNNTELTKILQEKENLLKSQTDKNESDVSRIKALDEEIMLLKQVLATQNTTLEDKEMELKKLNEVLQSGASETQQKVKLLEDEIKQLSDKYKTETETLNKTCKTLQTEIVEKDKQLQELQQNKEKVIELQALIAKSESDIKQLTNINEGQKTNYEDLNKQLQQQFDEYKKESKKSRHDLKDRLREYEKQLQESKDNVTSEINKQNELQQKLVEADKNIVELTNKLELSTVQHSTNAQKDDQLEKLTLEMQALRKSSSEALANSEAALNKLKSEINNKISDLKQRDDMIAKLQEEVKKQKARVEIAEREKVLIQKEMASMPKDGVITDKNDNRAGGDDNSQKTCASETEGQVSFLNSVIVDMQRKNEQLLARVQALEAGPVTAEPALFNGRKPKAVAPRLFCDICDVFDAHDTEDCPRQAAAPDEPSRKPPPPPRPYCDICEVFGHSTENCDEEETF; this is encoded by the exons ATGGACGCGCTCTGGGAGAAGCACCCGCGCCGCCTCAGCGAGGCCGGCCTGCGGAGGTCCTCGG ACCATAGCGTGGTGTTGACGGAGGACACTGACAGCTTCATAATCGGGGAGCGGGTGTGGGTGGGAGGCACCAAGCCCGGCCAGATCGCGTACATCGGAGAGACACAGTTCGCTCCTGGAGACTGGGCTGGGATTGTTCTGGATGAACCTATCG GTAAAAACGACGGTTCAGTAGCCGGCCACCGCTACTTCCAGTGCTCGGAGAAGCGCGGCGTGTTCTCCCGGCTGACCCGGCTCACCCGGGTGCCGCTCGTCTCCCACAGCACCCGCGACGACGCCTCCCCGGTCTCTGATGCCGGGAGCGTGTTCGAGCGCCCGCCCTCGGGCATGGCCCGGGCCAGGCGAGCGCTGTCGCCTAATGGCAGCATACGCAGCGTTGTCAGCAGTAAAATGA ACGCCTCGATCTCGACAACGACGACAAGTAACGAAGTGAGGCTCGGCGACCGAGTGATCGTGTCGAGCAGCCGCGGCAGCAAGGCGGGCACGCTCAAGTACGTCGGAGTCACGGACTTCGCGCCCGGAGTGTGGGCCGGCGTGGAGCTCGACGACCCGCTAGGGAAGAACGACGGATCTGTCGACGGGAAAAG ATACTTCGAGTGCTCGCCGCGCTTCGGCCTGTTCGCTCCGATATCCAAAGTGTCCAGGTCTCCATCGAACCGCAAGCCTGGCCAGTGCGCTATACACAGCAATGGCCGCCAAACGCCGATCCGGCGCTCGAACTCGCGAGATTCCCTGACCTCTATGGGGACGTCGATAGCTTCCTCTCGTATAGGGGTGAGGCTCGGGACCACTCCGCTCGGCGCTCAG AGAATGAGCGGTCCGAGAGCCTCGTCCACCCCGGTGAACGCGAAGAACGCGCTGCAG GAGTTGCTCCGTGAGAAGCAGCACCACCTCGAGCGGCTGATGCGCGAGCGCGAGCTGGAGCGCTCCGAGGTGGCCAAGGTCACGCTGCAGGCCGACCGCGCCGAGACCGCGCTGGCGCAGATCAAGAAGGAGGCCACACAG ACAAGCACAGAAAATGAGAAACTAAAAGCGGAACTGGACAAACTGATCAAACAGTTGGAAGATGAACGGCAGAAGGTGGAAGACCTCATGTTCAGGAATGAAGAGGAGAACATTAACAAGGAagattattat aaatacAAGGAAGAAATGGAG AAAGAGCGAGCAGCTCAAGACCTGCGCATCCGCGAGCTGGAGGCAGAAGCTGTCCTGCAGCAGGCCAGAgccgacgccgccgccgccaccctTCGAGCACTCGAGGACACCAGGGCCGCAGAGGCAGCCGCTATTAGTGAACAACATAGGGAGGAGCTGACCGCTGCACAAG cTCTGTCTACCGAACTTCAAAAGCTATTGGATGAAGCGTACGCGCTGCTAAAAGAAAAGGAATCGGAAAAGGATTCTCTCGGTAAAAGTATGACCGAGGAATTAAGCAAGGTGAAGGCTGATTCAGAAAGAGCACTCAATGAAGCCAAGAGTAAAATAGCCATCGCACAGACGGAATTCGAAACGCAGATTTCCGTTATGACTGCTAAACTGCAATTGGCCGAATCAAAATTGGAATCTGAGAAACAGAATGTGGaacgattaaataaagaaaacagCCAAACTATTGTAGATTTAAATACTAAGTTAGCGCAGCTGCAAGCAGTTGTGGATGATAAAACACACGAATTAAATAAAG TTCTGGGATCAGGCAAGGAACACGAACTGAACCTGAACAAAGAGATAACTAAACTGAAGATGGAACTCAGTGCCAAAGTTTTAGATTTAGAACAATTGAATGACACCCATAAGAAGCAAGAAGTTACATGCAAAGGTTTACAAGAAGAAATTGCACGTGTCAAGGAAGAATATTCGacgaaaataaatgaatatgagAGTTTGTTGAACGAAGCATCACAGCAAAACGAAAAGACACAATCAGAAATTATGGCTTTACAGCAAAGTCTTTCAGCTAAAACCAAAGATTATGAAAGATTATTGAACGAGTCCAGCACAAATACATCATCAACAGAAAAACTTATTAGTGAATATCAACAAACCATACATGAACGTGATAAAgagataattaaattaaaagatgACTATGAACAAGAAACAGCGAACTTCAATATAAAACATAGTAAAATAGCCGAAGAACATAAAAAAGAGATTGATGATCGTAACACAAAAATAGCTGAACTCGTCAAAGAAATTGAAAGCCATAAGAACGCACTTGATCAAAGCAAAGTTGCATTTGAAACACTCAATACGCAATTTAATGTAAATGCAGATGAATTGAAATCCCTGAAAGATGAGAACGATCAATTAAACAAATCTATTGCTGAGTTAACACAAGCTAATAATGAGCTTAAAGCCAAAGTATCCGCTATGGAGTTGGAGATCGGTGAACACAAACGGCAGCTTGAAAGTACCGTGGAAAAATGCAATGAGTTACAGAAATCGAAAGAAAAGATTGAATCCGAATACATGAATCTCACAGGTCAAGCTACCGATTCGAATGAGCAATTCAATCAACTTACACAACACTTGAAACAAACAGAAAAGGAGTTGCAAGAGCTGAAGGATAAGCAGAGAGAAAATGCTAACAACCACGGAAGAATAGAACAAGAATTAAAGCAAAAACTTTTCAAACTTCAAGAAGACTATGCAGAAGAACGGGGGCAGCTTGTTAGATCAGCTGACGATAGTATGGAGAAATTGCATGCTACAGAAAATAAGGTCAAAGAGTTTGAAGCTCAGGTAAATGAACTTAAAAATCTTATTAAAGAGCGCGAAAGTagtaatgataaaattatggATGAGAATAATAATCTTAAGAGGGTAATTGaagaattgaaaataaaagaaaatgagATAGCATCTGAATATCAGTCGATACGGAAACAGATGGAGACTGAAATAGAGAAATATAAAGAAGAAGTTTCATTACTCAAAGCTGAAGGTGCCACATCGGAAGTCAAACTGATGGAAAAAGTTGATCAGCTGATTGAAGCACAAAATGATCTTAATAATAAGTTGGAAGAATCCAGACAACATGAAGATGCGTTGCAAAAGGTGGTCGATGATATGACAGCTAAAATGAATAATCAAAAGAGCCagtatgaaaatgaaattgcTCAAATCCAATCGCAGCTAACTGCAGTAAGCGGCGAAACAAATAATCTTAAGACTGAGGAAACCCGACTAAAAGAATCTTTACAAGAAAAAGAAAACCAGGTTAAAGATCTAACACTTAAGCTAGAAATGTTACAGGTAGACGTGACTTCTAATGTAGAAATAGTAGCAGAAAAAGATCGTCaaataacacaaataaatacagaGCTCAATGCGACTTTAGAAAATAAGAAGCAATTGGAAGAAAAACTTAACAACGCAACAATGAAAATATCAGCAttaaaacaacaatatgaaaGCCTTATAGCAAATTCTTCCGCCGAAGAATCACTAGTGAAGGAACAGCTTAATCAATTGGAATGTCTAAGAAAAGATGTTGCTATAATTACTCAAGATAAAACGGCGCTCGAGTCAAAATGTGCTGAAATATCCGAATCCTTCACTAAACTAAATGTTGAACATGAAAGCACCTTAAAACAACttaatgaaaacattcataacaACACTGAGCTGACGAAGATATTACAGGAAAAAgaaaatctattaaaatctCAAACTGATAAGAATGAATCTGATGTGAGCCGAATCAAAGCTTTGGATGAAGAgataatgttgttaaaacagGTACTTGCAACCCAAAATACAACGCTAGAAGATAAGGAAATGGAGTTAAAGAAACTAAATGAAGTATTACAAAGTGGTGCTAGCGAAACTCAGCAGAAAGTAAAGTTACTTGAAGACGAAATCAAACAATTAAGTGATAAATACAAAACTGAGACTGAGACACTGAATAAAACTTGTAAAACACTTCAGACAGAAATAGTGGAAAAGGATAAACAGCTTCAAGAGTTACAACAGAATAAAGAAAAGGTTATAGAACTGCAAGCCCTTATAGCCAAATCAGAAAGTGATATTAAACAATTGACAAATATAAACGAAGGACAGAAAACTAATTATGAAGACCTAAACAAACAACTACAGCAACAATTCGACGAATATAAGAAAGAAAGTAAGAAATCTAGACACGATCTTAAAGACAGGCTGAGAGAATATGAGAAACAGCTGCAAGAATCCAAAGACAATGTTACATCTGAAATCAATAAGCAAAATGAACTTCAGCAAAAATTAGTAGAAGCAGATAAGAATATAGTAGAGTTAACCAATAAGTTGGAGCTTTCAACCGTGCAACACAGCACCAACGCACAAAAAGATGACCAATTAGAAAAACTGACTCTTGAAATGCAGGCATTGAGGAAGTCCAGTTCAGAAGCACTGGCTAACAGTGAAGCTGCGTTGAATAAGTTAAAAtctgaaattaataataaaatcagtGATTTGAAGCAGAGAGATGATATGATTGCCAAATTACAGGAAGAAGTTAAA AAACAAAAAGCGAGAGTTGAAATAGCTGAACGAGAAAAGGTGCTAATACAAAAAGAGATGGCGTCGATGCCTAAAGACGGCGTTATCACAGACAAGAACGATAACCGGGCCGGAGGCGACGACAACTCCCAAAA GACATGTGCCTCGGAGACGGAGGGGCAGGTGTCGTTCCTGAACTCGGTGATCGTGGACATGCAGCGCAAGAACGAGCAGCTGCTGGCGCGAGTGCAGGCGCTGGAGGCCGGCCCGGTGACCGCCGAGCCTGCGCTCTT CAACGGTCGCAAACCTAAGGCGGTGGCGCCCCGCCTGTTCTGCGACATCTGCGACGTGTTCGACGCCCACGACACGGAGGACTGTCCGCGCCAGGCCGCCGCGCCCGACGAGCCCAGTCgcaagccgccgccgccgccacgacCCTACTGCGACATTTGTGAag tATTCGGACACTCAACGGAGAACTGTGATGAAGAGGAAACATTCTAA
- the LOC105380428 gene encoding restin homolog isoform X4, with amino-acid sequence MSEPQEEIVGSSTTPPVENAPPEANGAASAAFKPPESAPQRPTSLPKPSGLKPPSKIGRLCSNSAPKPAVPASPRTDGSTSDSVRKLSDDLSRKHLSDHSVVLTEDTDSFIIGERVWVGGTKPGQIAYIGETQFAPGDWAGIVLDEPIGKNDGSVAGHRYFQCSEKRGVFSRLTRLTRVPLVSHSTRDDASPVSDAGSVFERPPSGMARARRALSPNGSIRSVVSSKMNASISTTTTSNEVRLGDRVIVSSSRGSKAGTLKYVGVTDFAPGVWAGVELDDPLGKNDGSVDGKRYFECSPRFGLFAPISKVSRSPSNRKPGQCAIHSNGRQTPIRRSNSRDSLTSMGTSIASSRIGVRLGTTPLGAQRMSGPRASSTPVNAKNALQELLREKQHHLERLMRERELERSEVAKVTLQADRAETALAQIKKEATQTSTENEKLKAELDKLIKQLEDERQKVEDLMFRNEEENINKEDYYKYKEEMEKERAAQDLRIRELEAEAVLQQARADAAAATLRALEDTRAAEAAAISEQHREELTAAQALSTELQKLLDEAYALLKEKESEKDSLGKSMTEELSKVKADSERALNEAKSKIAIAQTEFETQISVMTAKLQLAESKLESEKQNVERLNKENSQTIVDLNTKLAQLQAVVDDKTHELNKVLGSGKEHELNLNKEITKLKMELSAKVLDLEQLNDTHKKQEVTCKGLQEEIARVKEEYSTKINEYESLLNEASQQNEKTQSEIMALQQSLSAKTKDYERLLNESSTNTSSTEKLISEYQQTIHERDKEIIKLKDDYEQETANFNIKHSKIAEEHKKEIDDRNTKIAELVKEIESHKNALDQSKVAFETLNTQFNVNADELKSLKDENDQLNKSIAELTQANNELKAKVSAMELEIGEHKRQLESTVEKCNELQKSKEKIESEYMNLTGQATDSNEQFNQLTQHLKQTEKELQELKDKQRENANNHGRIEQELKQKLFKLQEDYAEERGQLVRSADDSMEKLHATENKVKEFEAQVNELKNLIKERESSNDKIMDENNNLKRVIEELKIKENEIASEYQSIRKQMETEIEKYKEEVSLLKAEGATSEVKLMEKVDQLIEAQNDLNNKLEESRQHEDALQKVVDDMTAKMNNQKSQYENEIAQIQSQLTAVSGETNNLKTEETRLKESLQEKENQVKDLTLKLEMLQVDVTSNVEIVAEKDRQITQINTELNATLENKKQLEEKLNNATMKISALKQQYESLIANSSAEESLVKEQLNQLECLRKDVAIITQDKTALESKCAEISESFTKLNVEHESTLKQLNENIHNNTELTKILQEKENLLKSQTDKNESDVSRIKALDEEIMLLKQVLATQNTTLEDKEMELKKLNEVLQSGASETQQKVKLLEDEIKQLSDKYKTETETLNKTCKTLQTEIVEKDKQLQELQQNKEKVIELQALIAKSESDIKQLTNINEGQKTNYEDLNKQLQQQFDEYKKESKKSRHDLKDRLREYEKQLQESKDNVTSEINKQNELQQKLVEADKNIVELTNKLELSTVQHSTNAQKDDQLEKLTLEMQALRKSSSEALANSEAALNKLKSEINNKISDLKQRDDMIAKLQEEVKKQKARVEIAEREKVLIQKEMASMPKDGVITDKNDNRAGGDDNSQKTCASETEGQVSFLNSVIVDMQRKNEQLLARVQALEAGPVTAEPALFNGRKPKAVAPRLFCDICDVFDAHDTEDCPRQAAAPDEPSRKPPPPPRPYCDICEVFGHSTENCDEEETF; translated from the exons ACGGCAGCACATCCGACTCGGTGAGGAAACTCAGCGACGACTTGTCGAGGAAACATCTGTCTG ACCATAGCGTGGTGTTGACGGAGGACACTGACAGCTTCATAATCGGGGAGCGGGTGTGGGTGGGAGGCACCAAGCCCGGCCAGATCGCGTACATCGGAGAGACACAGTTCGCTCCTGGAGACTGGGCTGGGATTGTTCTGGATGAACCTATCG GTAAAAACGACGGTTCAGTAGCCGGCCACCGCTACTTCCAGTGCTCGGAGAAGCGCGGCGTGTTCTCCCGGCTGACCCGGCTCACCCGGGTGCCGCTCGTCTCCCACAGCACCCGCGACGACGCCTCCCCGGTCTCTGATGCCGGGAGCGTGTTCGAGCGCCCGCCCTCGGGCATGGCCCGGGCCAGGCGAGCGCTGTCGCCTAATGGCAGCATACGCAGCGTTGTCAGCAGTAAAATGA ACGCCTCGATCTCGACAACGACGACAAGTAACGAAGTGAGGCTCGGCGACCGAGTGATCGTGTCGAGCAGCCGCGGCAGCAAGGCGGGCACGCTCAAGTACGTCGGAGTCACGGACTTCGCGCCCGGAGTGTGGGCCGGCGTGGAGCTCGACGACCCGCTAGGGAAGAACGACGGATCTGTCGACGGGAAAAG ATACTTCGAGTGCTCGCCGCGCTTCGGCCTGTTCGCTCCGATATCCAAAGTGTCCAGGTCTCCATCGAACCGCAAGCCTGGCCAGTGCGCTATACACAGCAATGGCCGCCAAACGCCGATCCGGCGCTCGAACTCGCGAGATTCCCTGACCTCTATGGGGACGTCGATAGCTTCCTCTCGTATAGGGGTGAGGCTCGGGACCACTCCGCTCGGCGCTCAG AGAATGAGCGGTCCGAGAGCCTCGTCCACCCCGGTGAACGCGAAGAACGCGCTGCAG GAGTTGCTCCGTGAGAAGCAGCACCACCTCGAGCGGCTGATGCGCGAGCGCGAGCTGGAGCGCTCCGAGGTGGCCAAGGTCACGCTGCAGGCCGACCGCGCCGAGACCGCGCTGGCGCAGATCAAGAAGGAGGCCACACAG ACAAGCACAGAAAATGAGAAACTAAAAGCGGAACTGGACAAACTGATCAAACAGTTGGAAGATGAACGGCAGAAGGTGGAAGACCTCATGTTCAGGAATGAAGAGGAGAACATTAACAAGGAagattattat aaatacAAGGAAGAAATGGAG AAAGAGCGAGCAGCTCAAGACCTGCGCATCCGCGAGCTGGAGGCAGAAGCTGTCCTGCAGCAGGCCAGAgccgacgccgccgccgccaccctTCGAGCACTCGAGGACACCAGGGCCGCAGAGGCAGCCGCTATTAGTGAACAACATAGGGAGGAGCTGACCGCTGCACAAG cTCTGTCTACCGAACTTCAAAAGCTATTGGATGAAGCGTACGCGCTGCTAAAAGAAAAGGAATCGGAAAAGGATTCTCTCGGTAAAAGTATGACCGAGGAATTAAGCAAGGTGAAGGCTGATTCAGAAAGAGCACTCAATGAAGCCAAGAGTAAAATAGCCATCGCACAGACGGAATTCGAAACGCAGATTTCCGTTATGACTGCTAAACTGCAATTGGCCGAATCAAAATTGGAATCTGAGAAACAGAATGTGGaacgattaaataaagaaaacagCCAAACTATTGTAGATTTAAATACTAAGTTAGCGCAGCTGCAAGCAGTTGTGGATGATAAAACACACGAATTAAATAAAG TTCTGGGATCAGGCAAGGAACACGAACTGAACCTGAACAAAGAGATAACTAAACTGAAGATGGAACTCAGTGCCAAAGTTTTAGATTTAGAACAATTGAATGACACCCATAAGAAGCAAGAAGTTACATGCAAAGGTTTACAAGAAGAAATTGCACGTGTCAAGGAAGAATATTCGacgaaaataaatgaatatgagAGTTTGTTGAACGAAGCATCACAGCAAAACGAAAAGACACAATCAGAAATTATGGCTTTACAGCAAAGTCTTTCAGCTAAAACCAAAGATTATGAAAGATTATTGAACGAGTCCAGCACAAATACATCATCAACAGAAAAACTTATTAGTGAATATCAACAAACCATACATGAACGTGATAAAgagataattaaattaaaagatgACTATGAACAAGAAACAGCGAACTTCAATATAAAACATAGTAAAATAGCCGAAGAACATAAAAAAGAGATTGATGATCGTAACACAAAAATAGCTGAACTCGTCAAAGAAATTGAAAGCCATAAGAACGCACTTGATCAAAGCAAAGTTGCATTTGAAACACTCAATACGCAATTTAATGTAAATGCAGATGAATTGAAATCCCTGAAAGATGAGAACGATCAATTAAACAAATCTATTGCTGAGTTAACACAAGCTAATAATGAGCTTAAAGCCAAAGTATCCGCTATGGAGTTGGAGATCGGTGAACACAAACGGCAGCTTGAAAGTACCGTGGAAAAATGCAATGAGTTACAGAAATCGAAAGAAAAGATTGAATCCGAATACATGAATCTCACAGGTCAAGCTACCGATTCGAATGAGCAATTCAATCAACTTACACAACACTTGAAACAAACAGAAAAGGAGTTGCAAGAGCTGAAGGATAAGCAGAGAGAAAATGCTAACAACCACGGAAGAATAGAACAAGAATTAAAGCAAAAACTTTTCAAACTTCAAGAAGACTATGCAGAAGAACGGGGGCAGCTTGTTAGATCAGCTGACGATAGTATGGAGAAATTGCATGCTACAGAAAATAAGGTCAAAGAGTTTGAAGCTCAGGTAAATGAACTTAAAAATCTTATTAAAGAGCGCGAAAGTagtaatgataaaattatggATGAGAATAATAATCTTAAGAGGGTAATTGaagaattgaaaataaaagaaaatgagATAGCATCTGAATATCAGTCGATACGGAAACAGATGGAGACTGAAATAGAGAAATATAAAGAAGAAGTTTCATTACTCAAAGCTGAAGGTGCCACATCGGAAGTCAAACTGATGGAAAAAGTTGATCAGCTGATTGAAGCACAAAATGATCTTAATAATAAGTTGGAAGAATCCAGACAACATGAAGATGCGTTGCAAAAGGTGGTCGATGATATGACAGCTAAAATGAATAATCAAAAGAGCCagtatgaaaatgaaattgcTCAAATCCAATCGCAGCTAACTGCAGTAAGCGGCGAAACAAATAATCTTAAGACTGAGGAAACCCGACTAAAAGAATCTTTACAAGAAAAAGAAAACCAGGTTAAAGATCTAACACTTAAGCTAGAAATGTTACAGGTAGACGTGACTTCTAATGTAGAAATAGTAGCAGAAAAAGATCGTCaaataacacaaataaatacagaGCTCAATGCGACTTTAGAAAATAAGAAGCAATTGGAAGAAAAACTTAACAACGCAACAATGAAAATATCAGCAttaaaacaacaatatgaaaGCCTTATAGCAAATTCTTCCGCCGAAGAATCACTAGTGAAGGAACAGCTTAATCAATTGGAATGTCTAAGAAAAGATGTTGCTATAATTACTCAAGATAAAACGGCGCTCGAGTCAAAATGTGCTGAAATATCCGAATCCTTCACTAAACTAAATGTTGAACATGAAAGCACCTTAAAACAACttaatgaaaacattcataacaACACTGAGCTGACGAAGATATTACAGGAAAAAgaaaatctattaaaatctCAAACTGATAAGAATGAATCTGATGTGAGCCGAATCAAAGCTTTGGATGAAGAgataatgttgttaaaacagGTACTTGCAACCCAAAATACAACGCTAGAAGATAAGGAAATGGAGTTAAAGAAACTAAATGAAGTATTACAAAGTGGTGCTAGCGAAACTCAGCAGAAAGTAAAGTTACTTGAAGACGAAATCAAACAATTAAGTGATAAATACAAAACTGAGACTGAGACACTGAATAAAACTTGTAAAACACTTCAGACAGAAATAGTGGAAAAGGATAAACAGCTTCAAGAGTTACAACAGAATAAAGAAAAGGTTATAGAACTGCAAGCCCTTATAGCCAAATCAGAAAGTGATATTAAACAATTGACAAATATAAACGAAGGACAGAAAACTAATTATGAAGACCTAAACAAACAACTACAGCAACAATTCGACGAATATAAGAAAGAAAGTAAGAAATCTAGACACGATCTTAAAGACAGGCTGAGAGAATATGAGAAACAGCTGCAAGAATCCAAAGACAATGTTACATCTGAAATCAATAAGCAAAATGAACTTCAGCAAAAATTAGTAGAAGCAGATAAGAATATAGTAGAGTTAACCAATAAGTTGGAGCTTTCAACCGTGCAACACAGCACCAACGCACAAAAAGATGACCAATTAGAAAAACTGACTCTTGAAATGCAGGCATTGAGGAAGTCCAGTTCAGAAGCACTGGCTAACAGTGAAGCTGCGTTGAATAAGTTAAAAtctgaaattaataataaaatcagtGATTTGAAGCAGAGAGATGATATGATTGCCAAATTACAGGAAGAAGTTAAA AAACAAAAAGCGAGAGTTGAAATAGCTGAACGAGAAAAGGTGCTAATACAAAAAGAGATGGCGTCGATGCCTAAAGACGGCGTTATCACAGACAAGAACGATAACCGGGCCGGAGGCGACGACAACTCCCAAAA GACATGTGCCTCGGAGACGGAGGGGCAGGTGTCGTTCCTGAACTCGGTGATCGTGGACATGCAGCGCAAGAACGAGCAGCTGCTGGCGCGAGTGCAGGCGCTGGAGGCCGGCCCGGTGACCGCCGAGCCTGCGCTCTT CAACGGTCGCAAACCTAAGGCGGTGGCGCCCCGCCTGTTCTGCGACATCTGCGACGTGTTCGACGCCCACGACACGGAGGACTGTCCGCGCCAGGCCGCCGCGCCCGACGAGCCCAGTCgcaagccgccgccgccgccacgacCCTACTGCGACATTTGTGAag tATTCGGACACTCAACGGAGAACTGTGATGAAGAGGAAACATTCTAA